A window from Theobroma cacao cultivar B97-61/B2 chromosome 3, Criollo_cocoa_genome_V2, whole genome shotgun sequence encodes these proteins:
- the LOC18605080 gene encoding protein ROOT INITIATION DEFECTIVE 3: MGKNKDALVVCSDRSTGVGITVWELETGAQLLHIPTCAAAPHGLLCLRNQFLVASQCNRHGSFGGGAIFIWPLNKPRSPLRSYTMEAIGPLSCTKDGIYIAGGAPSGNAYLWEVANGRLLRTWRAHHKSLKCMVFSDDDSLLICGSNDGIIFVWSMISLLDVEDSGSSPPLLHCLSEHRSSITGLVTISVGARSIFVSSSLDGTCKVWDLVSGRLLQTQVYSTSITAITLHPVEQLLFSGSVDGKIFVNVLDLGPVEDPLVTTEDQAFVLKGHNGSITALTFSGFGLISASEDFTFCLWDTIKWVVARRFNHRKGAVTNMVVIKQSTLLPMSNHQKATNQFCVSLLQKYPEPANSGEGMSTFLSLSACRNQQTSTNFQGNNLLDHLIFDSEREQTPVMMQMKLERSMDDRMWVTSMTKHVMEMNKHLQSRLLDMMQCRLLCPYETDSSPKKKRQKLRTESPGLPEGQSHSAG, from the exons ATGGGCAAGAATAAAGACGCTTTGGTGGTTTGTAGTGATAGGAGTACGGGTGTTGGAATAACTGTGTGGGAATTGGAAACCGGGGCGCAACTTCTTCACATTCCCACCTGTGCTGCTGCTCCTCATGGGCTGTTATGTTTGAGAAACCAGTTCCTCGTCGCTTCTCAATGTAACAGGCATGGGTCATTTGGCGGCGGGGCTATCTTTATTTGGCCATTGAACAAG CCTCGATCACCACTCCGAAGCTACACAATGGAGGCTATCGGCCCACTTTCTTGTACAAAAGATGGCATATATATTGCAGGTGGAGCTCCTTCTGGGAATGCTTATCTTTGGGAG GTTGCCAATGGAAGATTGCTGAGAACATGGCGTGCTCATCATAAATCTTTGAAGTGTATGGTCTTTTCTGATGACGATTCGCTTCTTATTTGTGGCTCTAATGATGGAATCATCTTTGTTTGGTCTATGATTAG TTTGCTAGACGTGGAAGATTCTGGAAGCTCACCTCCTTTGCTACATTGCTTATCAGAACACAGATCTTCCATAACTGGGTTAGTAACTATTTCAGTTGGTGCACGTTCCATTTTTGTATCAAGCTCTCTTGATGGAACATGCAAG GTTTGGGACCTAGTCTCAGGAAGGCTTTTACAAACTCAAGTTTATTCAACATCAATAACAGCAATCACTCTTCATCCAGTAGAGCAGCTCTTGTTTTCTGGGAGTGTGGATGgaaaaatatttgttaatgTACTTGATCTCGGACCAGTTGAGGATCCTCTCGTCACTACTGAAGATCAAGCATTTGTGCTGAAAGGACACAA TGGATCTATAACTGCATTAACTTTCAGCGGATTTGGTCTGATATCTGCATCGGAAGATTTCACCTTCTGCCTTTGGGATACAATCAAATGGGTGGTTGCTAGAAGATTCAACCACAGAAAAG GTGCAGTGACTAATATGGTAGTGATTAAGCAGTCCACATTGCTTCCCATGTCAAACCATCAAAAAGCTACCAATCAGTTCTGTGTTTCTTTGCTCCAAAAGTATCCTGAACCAGCCAACTCTGGCGAGGGAATGTCtactttcctttctttgtcAGCTTGCCGCAATCAGCAAACTTCAACTAATTTCCAGGGAAACAATCTGCTAGACCACTTAATATTTGATTCAGAG CGAGAACAAACACCTGTAATGATGCAAATGAAACTGGAGAGAAGCATGGACGACCGAATGTGGGTCACAAGCATGACAAAGCATGTAATGGAGATGAATAAGCACTTGCAATCTCGTTTGCTGGACATGATGCAGTGCCGATTACTATGCCCTTACGAAACAGACTCATCCccaaagaaaaagagacaGAAACTCCGGACTGAAAGTCCGGGATTACCAGAAGGGCAATCTCACTCTGCAGGCTAA